One segment of Solanum lycopersicum chromosome 1, SLM_r2.1 DNA contains the following:
- the LOC101263939 gene encoding dynamin-related protein 3B-like isoform X2 translates to MAEEISPSNSPDAASAASLGHSVIPIVNKLQDIFAQLGSQSTIELPQVAVVGSQSSGKSSVLEALVGRDFLPRGSDICTRRPLVLQLLKHNSDEEYGEFLHLPEKRFYDFNEIRWEIQAETEREAGGNKGVSDKQIRLKIYSPNVLDITLVDLPGITKVPVGDQPSDIEARIRTMIMSYIKVPSCLILAVTPANSDLANSDALQIAGNADPDGYRTIGVITKLDIMDRGTDARNFLLGKVIPLRLGYVGIVNRNQEDITMNRSIKDALVAEEKFFRNRPVYSDLADRCGVPQLAKKLNQILVQHIKKLLPGLKSRISAGLVSVAKEHASYGEITESKAGMGALLLNILSKYSEAFSSMIEGKNEEMSTSELSGGARIHYIFQNIFVKSLEEVDPCEDLSDDDIRTAIQNATGAKSALFVPEVPFEVLIRRQIARLMDPSFQCARFIYDELVKMSHRCMVNELQRFPILRKRMDEVIGNFLREGLGPSEVMIGHLIEMEMDYINTSHPNFIGGTKAHEMALQQVKSSRIAAPNPRQKDGVDLEKAPTSERSLKSRAILARSVGGFVPDQVVRPAPEVEKTTASGSNVGSSWGISSIFGGSDNRASVKDNFINKPFSDTALSMDHAFSMIHLREPPSVLRPSETHSDQETIEIAITKLLLRSYYDVVRKNIEDSVPKAIMHFLVNHTKRDLHNVFIKKLYRENLLEEMLQEPDEIAMKRKRTRETLRVLQQAFKTLEELPLDAETVERGYSLGTDLTGLPKIHGLPSSSMYTTSSGSTGSHTSSPKSSRLRNASHSGELQLPMYGGVDSNGGGHNAGIYPTVGV, encoded by the exons ATGGCGGAAGAAATATCACCGTCAAACTCTCCCGATGCGGCGTCGGCGGCGTCATTGGGTCATTCAGTAATACCTATAGTGAACAAGCTACAAGATATATTCGCACAGCTAGGAAGTCAATCCACGATTGAGCTGCCACAGGTTGCTGTTGTAGGGAGTCAAAGTAGTGGCAAATCAAGTGTTCTTGAGGCGCTTGTAGGTCGAGATTTCTTGCCTAGAGGGTCTGATATATGTACTAGGCGACCTCTTGTTCTACAGCTCCTTAAGCATAATTCTGATGAGGAATACGGAGAGTTCTTGCACCTTCCTGAGAAACGTTTCTATGATTTTAATGAAATTCGTTGGGAGATTCAG GCGGAGACAGAAAGGGAAGCAGGAGGAAATAAAGGTGTCTCGGACAAGCAGATACGGTTGAAGATTTACTCACCAAATGTTCTTGATATTACTCTAGTGGATTTGCCTGGCATAACAAAGGTGCCTGTTGGTGATCAACCCTCTGATATTGAAGCTCGGATCAGAACTATGATCATGTCGTATATTAAGGTCCCAAGCTGCTTAATATTGGCTGTAACACCAGCCAATTCAGACTTAGCCAACTCAGATGCTCTTCAGATTGCTGGGAATGCTGACCCTGATG GTTATCGAACTATTGGCGTCATCACAAAG TTGGACATCATGGATAGGGGTACTGATGCTCGTAACTTTTTACTTGGAAAAGTGATTCCCCTTCGCCTTGGTTATGTTGGAATAGTGAATCGTAATCAGGAG GATATTACGATGAATCGGAGTATTAAGGATGCACTTGTAGCTGAGGAGAAGTTCTTCCGCAACCGTCCT GTATATAGTGATCTTGCTGATCGCTGTGGTGTACCTCAATTGGCTAAAAAGTTGAACCAG ATTTTGGTGCAACACATCAAAAAACTCCTTCCAGGATTGAAATCACGCATTAGTGCTGGACTTGTGTCTGTCGCAAAGGAGCATGCTAGCTATGGGGAGATCACCGAGTCAAAG GCTGGTATGGGTGCTCTCCTTCTGAACATTCTTTCCAAGTACAGTGAAG CATTCTCTTCAATGATAGAAGgcaaaaatgaagaaatgtcAACTTCTGAGCTTTCTGGTGGAGCAAGGATTCATTACATTTTTCAGAACATATTTGTGAAAAGTTTGGAG GAAGTTGATCCTTGTGAAGATTTAAGCGATGATGACATCCGAACTGCCATTCAAAATGCAACCGGTGCCAAATCTGCATTATTTGTGCCAGAG GTCCCTTTTGAAGTTCTCATCCGAAGGCAAATAGCACGATTAATGGACCCGAGTTTTCAATGTGCACGATTTATATATGATGAGCTGGTTAAA ATGAGCCATCGTTGTATGGTCAATGAGTTGCAACGTTTTCCAATTTTGAGAAAGCGCATGGATGAGGTTATTGGAAATTTTTTGCGTGAAGGACTGGGACCTTCAGAAGTAATGATTGGACACCTTATTGAGATGGAG ATGGATTACATAAATACTTCACATCCAAATTTTATTGGTGGGACTAAAGCTCATGAGATGGCATTACAGCAGGTCAAGTCCTCTAGGATTGCTGCACCGAATCCGAGGCAGaaa GATGGCGTAGATTTAGAAAAAGCACCAACCTCTGAAAGAAGTCTAAAATCACGTGCTATACTTGCCAGATCAGTTGGTGGTTTTGTCCCTGATCAG GTTGTTCGGCCTGCTCCAGAAGTTGAGAAAACTACAGCATCAG GATCAAATGTTGGTTCAAGTTGGGGAATATCATCAATATTTGGTGGCTCGGACAATCGTGCATCTGTAAAAGACAATTTCATTAACAAGCCATTCAGTGATACTGCACTGAGCATGGATCATGCTTTCTCAATGATCCACTTGAGAGAG CCCCCAAGTGTCTTGAGGCCTTCAGAAACTCATTCAGATCAGGAAACTATTGAAATTGCCATTACAAAACTGTTATTGCGGTCATACTATGACGTTGTCAGGAAGAATATTGAAGACTCGGTACCTAAAGCAATCATGCATTTTCTG GTAAATCACACCAAAAGAGATCTTCACAATGTGTTCATCAAGAAACTCTACAG AGAAAACCTCCTCGAAGAAATGTTGCAAGAACCTGATGAGATAGCCATGAAGAGAAAGCGTACACGTGAGACACTTCGTGTTCTTCAGCAAGCTTTCAAG ACATTGGAGGAGTTACCACTTGATGCTGAGACAGTTGAAAGGGGTTATAGCTTGGGTACTGATCTGACAGGCCTTCCAAAGATTCACGGGCTTCCATCATCATCAATGTACACTACAAGCAGTGGCTCAACTGGTTCACATACCAGTTCTCCAAAGAGCTCTAGATTGCGCAATGCATCCCATTCAGGTGAGCTACAGTTACCAATGTATGGTGGTGTAGATTCAAACGGTGGTGGGCATAATGCTGGTATTTATCCAACAGTAGGTGTATAA
- the LOC101263939 gene encoding dynamin-related protein 3B-like isoform X1, which translates to MAEEISPSNSPDAASAASLGHSVIPIVNKLQDIFAQLGSQSTIELPQVAVVGSQSSGKSSVLEALVGRDFLPRGSDICTRRPLVLQLLKHNSDEEYGEFLHLPEKRFYDFNEIRWEIQAETEREAGGNKGVSDKQIRLKIYSPNVLDITLVDLPGITKVPVGDQPSDIEARIRTMIMSYIKVPSCLILAVTPANSDLANSDALQIAGNADPDGYRTIGVITKLDIMDRGTDARNFLLGKVIPLRLGYVGIVNRNQEDITMNRSIKDALVAEEKFFRNRPVYSDLADRCGVPQLAKKLNQILVQHIKKLLPGLKSRISAGLVSVAKEHASYGEITESKAGMGALLLNILSKYSEAFSSMIEGKNEEMSTSELSGGARIHYIFQNIFVKSLEEVDPCEDLSDDDIRTAIQNATGAKSALFVPEVPFEVLIRRQIARLMDPSFQCARFIYDELVKMSHRCMVNELQRFPILRKRMDEVIGNFLREGLGPSEVMIGHLIEMEMDYINTSHPNFIGGTKAHEMALQQVKSSRIAAPNPRQKVKFSFADGVDLEKAPTSERSLKSRAILARSVGGFVPDQVVRPAPEVEKTTASGSNVGSSWGISSIFGGSDNRASVKDNFINKPFSDTALSMDHAFSMIHLREPPSVLRPSETHSDQETIEIAITKLLLRSYYDVVRKNIEDSVPKAIMHFLVNHTKRDLHNVFIKKLYRENLLEEMLQEPDEIAMKRKRTRETLRVLQQAFKTLEELPLDAETVERGYSLGTDLTGLPKIHGLPSSSMYTTSSGSTGSHTSSPKSSRLRNASHSGELQLPMYGGVDSNGGGHNAGIYPTVGV; encoded by the exons ATGGCGGAAGAAATATCACCGTCAAACTCTCCCGATGCGGCGTCGGCGGCGTCATTGGGTCATTCAGTAATACCTATAGTGAACAAGCTACAAGATATATTCGCACAGCTAGGAAGTCAATCCACGATTGAGCTGCCACAGGTTGCTGTTGTAGGGAGTCAAAGTAGTGGCAAATCAAGTGTTCTTGAGGCGCTTGTAGGTCGAGATTTCTTGCCTAGAGGGTCTGATATATGTACTAGGCGACCTCTTGTTCTACAGCTCCTTAAGCATAATTCTGATGAGGAATACGGAGAGTTCTTGCACCTTCCTGAGAAACGTTTCTATGATTTTAATGAAATTCGTTGGGAGATTCAG GCGGAGACAGAAAGGGAAGCAGGAGGAAATAAAGGTGTCTCGGACAAGCAGATACGGTTGAAGATTTACTCACCAAATGTTCTTGATATTACTCTAGTGGATTTGCCTGGCATAACAAAGGTGCCTGTTGGTGATCAACCCTCTGATATTGAAGCTCGGATCAGAACTATGATCATGTCGTATATTAAGGTCCCAAGCTGCTTAATATTGGCTGTAACACCAGCCAATTCAGACTTAGCCAACTCAGATGCTCTTCAGATTGCTGGGAATGCTGACCCTGATG GTTATCGAACTATTGGCGTCATCACAAAG TTGGACATCATGGATAGGGGTACTGATGCTCGTAACTTTTTACTTGGAAAAGTGATTCCCCTTCGCCTTGGTTATGTTGGAATAGTGAATCGTAATCAGGAG GATATTACGATGAATCGGAGTATTAAGGATGCACTTGTAGCTGAGGAGAAGTTCTTCCGCAACCGTCCT GTATATAGTGATCTTGCTGATCGCTGTGGTGTACCTCAATTGGCTAAAAAGTTGAACCAG ATTTTGGTGCAACACATCAAAAAACTCCTTCCAGGATTGAAATCACGCATTAGTGCTGGACTTGTGTCTGTCGCAAAGGAGCATGCTAGCTATGGGGAGATCACCGAGTCAAAG GCTGGTATGGGTGCTCTCCTTCTGAACATTCTTTCCAAGTACAGTGAAG CATTCTCTTCAATGATAGAAGgcaaaaatgaagaaatgtcAACTTCTGAGCTTTCTGGTGGAGCAAGGATTCATTACATTTTTCAGAACATATTTGTGAAAAGTTTGGAG GAAGTTGATCCTTGTGAAGATTTAAGCGATGATGACATCCGAACTGCCATTCAAAATGCAACCGGTGCCAAATCTGCATTATTTGTGCCAGAG GTCCCTTTTGAAGTTCTCATCCGAAGGCAAATAGCACGATTAATGGACCCGAGTTTTCAATGTGCACGATTTATATATGATGAGCTGGTTAAA ATGAGCCATCGTTGTATGGTCAATGAGTTGCAACGTTTTCCAATTTTGAGAAAGCGCATGGATGAGGTTATTGGAAATTTTTTGCGTGAAGGACTGGGACCTTCAGAAGTAATGATTGGACACCTTATTGAGATGGAG ATGGATTACATAAATACTTCACATCCAAATTTTATTGGTGGGACTAAAGCTCATGAGATGGCATTACAGCAGGTCAAGTCCTCTAGGATTGCTGCACCGAATCCGAGGCAGaaagtaaaattttcatttgCT GATGGCGTAGATTTAGAAAAAGCACCAACCTCTGAAAGAAGTCTAAAATCACGTGCTATACTTGCCAGATCAGTTGGTGGTTTTGTCCCTGATCAG GTTGTTCGGCCTGCTCCAGAAGTTGAGAAAACTACAGCATCAG GATCAAATGTTGGTTCAAGTTGGGGAATATCATCAATATTTGGTGGCTCGGACAATCGTGCATCTGTAAAAGACAATTTCATTAACAAGCCATTCAGTGATACTGCACTGAGCATGGATCATGCTTTCTCAATGATCCACTTGAGAGAG CCCCCAAGTGTCTTGAGGCCTTCAGAAACTCATTCAGATCAGGAAACTATTGAAATTGCCATTACAAAACTGTTATTGCGGTCATACTATGACGTTGTCAGGAAGAATATTGAAGACTCGGTACCTAAAGCAATCATGCATTTTCTG GTAAATCACACCAAAAGAGATCTTCACAATGTGTTCATCAAGAAACTCTACAG AGAAAACCTCCTCGAAGAAATGTTGCAAGAACCTGATGAGATAGCCATGAAGAGAAAGCGTACACGTGAGACACTTCGTGTTCTTCAGCAAGCTTTCAAG ACATTGGAGGAGTTACCACTTGATGCTGAGACAGTTGAAAGGGGTTATAGCTTGGGTACTGATCTGACAGGCCTTCCAAAGATTCACGGGCTTCCATCATCATCAATGTACACTACAAGCAGTGGCTCAACTGGTTCACATACCAGTTCTCCAAAGAGCTCTAGATTGCGCAATGCATCCCATTCAGGTGAGCTACAGTTACCAATGTATGGTGGTGTAGATTCAAACGGTGGTGGGCATAATGCTGGTATTTATCCAACAGTAGGTGTATAA
- the LOC101255837 gene encoding probable serine/threonine-protein kinase PBL15 isoform X2, whose translation MFRRRRSSIGPFKLLCGQEDCLVKEECLVKDDLFDLKSNEECPVENELLEFSSEELSHFTGQYSPENLIGVTDLGKLYRGKMPIVSNQGKVYKDVTVKILVEDERRFRMQMPASVKVKVLADDERAILIHDSKLLRLEDELKFLQAPKIRGNRSLMKVVGYCRKEIVGVVYDLNPLDTLHNLIFQDDFNWLQRVKTAIALARLLAYLHDRNQSYLIRNLAPSHIVVDQNFTPVLFEFGMLVGGVLGTTVDESDMRIGPCGYIDPFYSYNGPG comes from the exons ATGTTTCGCCGTCGCCGGAGCTCTATTG GACCCTTCAAACTGCTGTGCGGACAAGAGGATTGTCTCGTTAAGGAGGAATGCCTCGTTAAGGATGATCTTTTTGACCTCAAGTCAAATGAGGAATGCCCTGTGGAGAATGAACTTCTTGAATTCTCATCAGAGGAGCTGAGTCACTTTACCGGTCAATATTCTCCGGAGAACCTTATTGGAGTCACTGACTTAGGAAAGCTCTACCGTGGGAAAATGCCCATTGTTTCTAATCAAGGTAAAGTTTATAAGGATGTCACCGTCAAGATTCTGGTTGAGGATGAAAGGAGATTTCGTATGCAAATGCCCGCTTCTGTTAAAGTCAAAGTTCTGGCTGATGATGAAAGGGCGATTCTAATACATGACAGCAAACTGTTAAGATTGGAG GATGAACTAAAATTTTTGCAAGCTCCAAAGATTAGGGGCAATCGCAGCTTAATGAAAGTTGTTGGATATTGTCGCAAGGAGATTGTGGGTGTTGTTTATGATCTAAATCCACTTGACACCTTGCATAACTTGATTTTTCAAG ATGACTTCAATTGGCTGCAGAGGGTCAAGACTGCCATTGCATTAGCTCGCTTGCTTGCCTATCTGCATGATAGGAATCAATCATACCTGATTCGAAACTTGGCTCCATCCCACATAGTTGTTGACCAG AATTTCACCCCAGTTCTATTTGAGTTTGGTATGTTAGTTGGTGGGGTTCTGGGTACTACAGTGGATGAATCAGATATGAGGATTGGTCCTTGTGGCTACATTGATCCATTCTATAGTTACAATGGTCCTG GATAA
- the LOC101255837 gene encoding probable serine/threonine-protein kinase PBL15 isoform X1 encodes MFRRRRSSIGPFKLLCGQEDCLVKEECLVKDDLFDLKSNEECPVENELLEFSSEELSHFTGQYSPENLIGVTDLGKLYRGKMPIVSNQGKVYKDVTVKILVEDERRFRMQMPASVKVKVLADDERAILIHDSKLLRLEDELKFLQAPKIRGNRSLMKVVGYCRKEIVGVVYDLNPLDTLHNLIFQDDFNWLQRVKTAIALARLLAYLHDRNQSYLIRNLAPSHIVVDQNFTPVLFEFGMLVGGVLGTTVDESDMRIGPCGYIDPFYSYNGPAAYSVKFDVYAFGVLLFNLTSKRALDKEKYTGRAIHNWAVNEYKSRHSYVDLCFQDNADFDRRDGRKITELTRQCMDEKPNKRPEMKEVFERLKGLRCSMAAAW; translated from the exons ATGTTTCGCCGTCGCCGGAGCTCTATTG GACCCTTCAAACTGCTGTGCGGACAAGAGGATTGTCTCGTTAAGGAGGAATGCCTCGTTAAGGATGATCTTTTTGACCTCAAGTCAAATGAGGAATGCCCTGTGGAGAATGAACTTCTTGAATTCTCATCAGAGGAGCTGAGTCACTTTACCGGTCAATATTCTCCGGAGAACCTTATTGGAGTCACTGACTTAGGAAAGCTCTACCGTGGGAAAATGCCCATTGTTTCTAATCAAGGTAAAGTTTATAAGGATGTCACCGTCAAGATTCTGGTTGAGGATGAAAGGAGATTTCGTATGCAAATGCCCGCTTCTGTTAAAGTCAAAGTTCTGGCTGATGATGAAAGGGCGATTCTAATACATGACAGCAAACTGTTAAGATTGGAG GATGAACTAAAATTTTTGCAAGCTCCAAAGATTAGGGGCAATCGCAGCTTAATGAAAGTTGTTGGATATTGTCGCAAGGAGATTGTGGGTGTTGTTTATGATCTAAATCCACTTGACACCTTGCATAACTTGATTTTTCAAG ATGACTTCAATTGGCTGCAGAGGGTCAAGACTGCCATTGCATTAGCTCGCTTGCTTGCCTATCTGCATGATAGGAATCAATCATACCTGATTCGAAACTTGGCTCCATCCCACATAGTTGTTGACCAG AATTTCACCCCAGTTCTATTTGAGTTTGGTATGTTAGTTGGTGGGGTTCTGGGTACTACAGTGGATGAATCAGATATGAGGATTGGTCCTTGTGGCTACATTGATCCATTCTATAGTTACAATGGTCCTG CTGCATACAGTGtaaagtttgatgtatatgcaTTCGGTGTTTTGCTCTTTAATCTTACAAGCAAGAGAGCTCTTGACAAGGAAAAATATACAGGGAGGGCAATTCATAATTGGGCCGTGAATGAGTACAAGTCCAGGCATTCATATGTCGACCTTTGTTTTCAGGATAATGCTGACTTTGATCGTCGGGATGGACGTAAAATTACAGAACTTACAAGACAGTGTATGGATGAAAAACCAAATAAACGGCCAGAAATGAAAGAAGTTTTTGAGCGTCTGAAGGGCCTTAGGTGTTCCATGGCAGCAGCATGGTGA